The Saccharopolyspora gregorii genomic interval CCGCGGCGGCGGCCTACGCGCAGCTCGCCGCCGCCGGGATCGTGGAGACCCGGCGGCGCGGCGGCACGGTCGTGCGCGGCCTGCCCGCGGTGGACGGCGAAGGCCGCGGTGCCGCGGGGGAACTGGTGAACCTCGCCGACGGCAACCCGGACCCCACGTTGCTGCCCGACCTGCGCACCGCGTTCGGAGCCGGCCGCCCGCCGGTGCTGTACGGGAGCGCGCCGGTCGACGAATCCCTCGCGGCGTGGGCGGAATCGGAACTCGCCCCGGACGTCGGGGACGTCCCGCACGACCTGGTCCTCGCGCACGGCGCGGTGGACGCGGTGGAACGGTTGCTCGGCGCACACCTCACCCGCGGGGACGCGGTCGCGGTAGAGGACCCGTGCTTCCTGGCCGGCGTCGGCACCATGCGGCTCAACGGGTTCCGCAGCACGCCGGTTCCGGTGGACGCGGACGGCATGACCCCCGACGGGCTGGCCCGCGCGCTGGACGCGGGCGCGCGGGCGGTGGTGTGCACGCCCCGCGCGCACAACCCGACCGGCGCCGCGATCACCGCCGGACGCACCGCGGAACTGCGCGCGCTGCTGTCCCGGCGGCCGGAGGTGCTGGTCGTCGAGGACGACCACTTCTCCGCGATCTCCGCCCGCGCCTACCACCGCATCACGCCGGCGGACGCGCCGCGCTGGGCGCTGGTGCGGTCGGTGTCGAAGTTCCTCGGCCCGGACCTGCGGCTCGCGTTCGTGCTGTGCGACCCGGGCAGCGCCGCGCGGCTGAGCACCCGGTTGAGCTCCTCGGCGGGCTGGGTGAGCCACGTGCTGCAGCACCTGGTGTCGGCGCTGTTGCACGACCCGGGGACCGCGCGGCTGCTGCGCCGCGCCCGCGACCGGTACGCGCAGCGGCTGAGCTCGTTGACCGGTGCGCTCGCCGAGCAGGGCGTGGCGCTGCCCGCCGGGGACGGGCTCAACGCCTGGATCCCGGTGGGGCGGCGGGAAGAACGGCTCGTCCGGGAGCTCGCCGCGCGCGGCTGGGCGGTGCGCGGCGGCTCCGGGTTCGCGGTCACCGGGCGCGGTGCGGGGGCGCTGCGGGTGACCTCCTCGACGATCACCCCGCGGCGGGCGGCGGAGTTCGCCGCCGACCTCGGCGCGCTGCTGCGCACGACGAAGGGAAGCTGATGCCCGACAAGCACGATCCGGCCACCGTCTCCGACGCGACGTGGGCCGTGCACGGCGGCAACGCCACCGACGCCTCGGGGGCGCTGCGCACCCCGCTGGTGCTGGCCAACTCCTACCTGCTGCCGGAGGACCCGTCGCAGCTGTCCTGGTCGGACCCGAACACCCGGATCTACGCCCGCAACGGCAACGTCAACCAGCACGCGCTGGAGGCGAAGCTGGCCGCGATGGACGGCGGCGAGTCGGCGCTGGTGTTCGCCAGCGGGGTCGCCGCGCTGCACGCCGTGTTCTTCACGCACCTGCGCGCGGGCGACCACGTGGTCGTCTCGGCGGTGACCTACGAGGCGGTGTGGCGGTTGTTCGCGGAGCTGCTGCCGAGCCGCTACGGCATCGCGGCCACGTTCGTCGACACCACCGACCTGGACGCGGTGCGCGCGGCGGTGCGCCCCACGACCCGGCTCGTGCACGTGGAGACCATCGCCAACCCGACGACCGCGGTCACCGACATCGCCGCGGTCGCCGAGATCGCGCACGCGGCGGGGGCGCTGCTGAGCGTGGACGGCACGTTCACCCCGCCGCCGCTGTACCGGCCGCTCGCCGACGGGGCGGACCTGGTGGTGCACTCGCTGACGAAGTTCATCAACGGGCACGGCGACGCCATGGGCGGCGCGGTCATCGGTTCCCGCGAACTCGTCGCGCGGATCCGGGCGGACGCGGGTGTCGACGT includes:
- a CDS encoding aminotransferase class I/II-fold pyridoxal phosphate-dependent enzyme, which translates into the protein MSGGPVRGTTAAEIADSVRGLIATGALVAGSALPPIRELAAELGVNRNTAAAAYAQLAAAGIVETRRRGGTVVRGLPAVDGEGRGAAGELVNLADGNPDPTLLPDLRTAFGAGRPPVLYGSAPVDESLAAWAESELAPDVGDVPHDLVLAHGAVDAVERLLGAHLTRGDAVAVEDPCFLAGVGTMRLNGFRSTPVPVDADGMTPDGLARALDAGARAVVCTPRAHNPTGAAITAGRTAELRALLSRRPEVLVVEDDHFSAISARAYHRITPADAPRWALVRSVSKFLGPDLRLAFVLCDPGSAARLSTRLSSSAGWVSHVLQHLVSALLHDPGTARLLRRARDRYAQRLSSLTGALAEQGVALPAGDGLNAWIPVGRREERLVRELAARGWAVRGGSGFAVTGRGAGALRVTSSTITPRRAAEFAADLGALLRTTKGS
- a CDS encoding trans-sulfuration enzyme family protein, whose product is MPDKHDPATVSDATWAVHGGNATDASGALRTPLVLANSYLLPEDPSQLSWSDPNTRIYARNGNVNQHALEAKLAAMDGGESALVFASGVAALHAVFFTHLRAGDHVVVSAVTYEAVWRLFAELLPSRYGIAATFVDTTDLDAVRAAVRPTTRLVHVETIANPTTAVTDIAAVAEIAHAAGALLSVDGTFTPPPLYRPLADGADLVVHSLTKFINGHGDAMGGAVIGSRELVARIRADAGVDVGGVLAPFNAWLIMRGSVTLPLRLRQHLANAQRIAEFLDAEPRIAFVAYPGLPGHPQHELAARQFGGRGCGAVLAFALDGDPAVQNRFTAALRVITSAVSLGHDESLIVHVAAGARGGDEHYPEQFQRYGHLRLAVGLEDADDLIADLRGALDAALPA